From one Gemmobacter sp. genomic stretch:
- a CDS encoding IS3 family transposase (programmed frameshift) → MAGIHSDEFKRDAVRIALTSGLTRRQVASDLGIGLSTLGKWVRVVSEEAKVPAQDAELLRENERLRKENRILREEREVFKKGCNILRGSKAVKFQYIAEYRGNLTRSRLCRLMGVSERGLHAWKHRPPSHRQRRDLVLLAHIRDQHRLSLGSYGRPRMTEELNELGIRVGQRRVGRLMRQNGIQVIRSRKFKRTTDSDHAFNIAPNLLRQDFTASGPNQKWAGDITYVWTREGWVYLAVIIDLFSRRVVGWAISNRMKQDLALRALSMAIAIRRPPPGCIHHTDRGSQYCAHDYQKLLRKHGFKASMSGKGTCYDNSAVESFFKSLKAELVWRRNWQTRREVEIALFEYINGFYNPRRKHSALGWRSPVAFEQRAA, encoded by the exons ATGGCAGGGATACACAGCGACGAGTTCAAGCGGGATGCGGTTCGCATCGCGCTCACCAGTGGCCTGACGCGGCGTCAGGTCGCGTCTGATTTGGGGATCGGGCTTTCGACGCTCGGCAAGTGGGTTCGGGTGGTTTCGGAGGAAGCCAAGGTGCCCGCACAGGACGCCGAGCTTCTGCGCGAGAACGAGCGGCTGCGCAAAGAGAACCGCATACTCCGGGAGGAGAGGGAAGTAT TTAAAAAAGGCTGCAATATTCTTCGCGGCTCAAAAGCCGTGAAGTTTCAGTATATTGCCGAGTATCGCGGCAACCTGACCCGAAGCCGTCTGTGCCGCCTGATGGGCGTCTCAGAGCGCGGGCTGCATGCCTGGAAGCACAGGCCCCCGTCGCATCGCCAGCGGCGCGACCTGGTGCTCCTCGCCCATATCCGCGATCAGCACCGGTTGAGCCTGGGCAGCTACGGCCGACCACGGATGACCGAGGAGCTGAACGAGCTGGGCATCCGTGTCGGCCAGCGCCGTGTCGGGCGACTGATGCGCCAGAACGGCATCCAGGTCATCCGAAGCCGGAAGTTCAAGCGCACCACCGACAGCGATCATGCCTTCAACATCGCGCCGAATCTCTTGCGGCAAGACTTTACGGCGAGCGGGCCGAACCAGAAGTGGGCGGGCGACATCACTTATGTCTGGACACGGGAAGGTTGGGTCTATCTGGCCGTGATCATTGACCTTTTCTCGAGGCGCGTGGTGGGTTGGGCGATCAGCAACCGCATGAAGCAGGATCTGGCGTTGCGAGCGCTGAGCATGGCCATCGCGATCCGAAGGCCACCACCGGGATGCATTCATCACACGGATCGCGGCTCGCAATACTGTGCCCACGACTATCAGAAGCTGCTGCGCAAGCACGGGTTCAAGGCTTCGATGAGCGGGAAAGGCACCTGCTACGACAATTCCGCCGTCGAAAGCTTCTTCAAGTCGCTCAAGGCCGAACTCGTCTGGCGCCGCAACTGGCAAACCCGTCGCGAGGTCGAGATCGCCCTCTTCGAATACATCAACGGCTTCTACAACCCGCGCCGCAAACACTCAGCCCTCGGCTGGAGATCCCCCGTGGCCTTCGAACAGAGGGCCGCCTAA
- a CDS encoding type II toxin-antitoxin system VapC family toxin, protein MDEAITRLGFDRVGPSDKALFIAGKVFDKYRKVNKGTKTGVLPDFVIGAVAEAMGLPLLTTNPKDFVGYFPAVTIIRPDPIAPAVPPAPAGNLADLLGG, encoded by the coding sequence ATGGATGAGGCGATCACCAGGCTGGGGTTCGACAGAGTGGGACCGTCGGACAAAGCCCTCTTCATCGCGGGCAAGGTTTTCGATAAGTATCGCAAGGTCAATAAGGGAACAAAGACAGGTGTTCTTCCTGATTTTGTCATTGGTGCCGTTGCTGAAGCGATGGGGCTACCCCTGCTGACAACCAATCCGAAGGACTTCGTCGGTTATTTTCCCGCTGTGACGATCATCAGGCCGGATCCGATTGCGCCGGCGGTGCCCCCTGCACCAGCTGGTAATCTCGCCGATCTACTGGGCGGCTGA
- a CDS encoding BglII/BstYI family type II restriction endonuclease has translation MFEKLRERGFDIAIRNHAGAILSVDFPEIADELEAALLSVSIPAEELIKSGGGEAQSTQRLRRALYDAGWPKHNFSFRLIVDGVETVANSHEIDHVRRAGGGTVACEIEWNNKDPFYDRDLENFQRLHAQSAISVGVLITRGASLQDGLLGMVERCIQKHGFIDEAEMVATLEMKDRTTRQRQSVQRLVDQQVPFAHAFARHFVSDKFGQATTHWRKLEDRINRGVGNPCPLLLIGLPASVIVE, from the coding sequence ATGTTCGAGAAGCTGAGAGAGCGTGGATTTGACATCGCGATCAGGAACCACGCAGGCGCCATCCTGTCTGTCGACTTCCCGGAAATTGCCGATGAGCTTGAAGCGGCCCTGCTGTCGGTCAGCATTCCGGCAGAGGAGCTGATCAAATCCGGCGGCGGCGAGGCGCAGTCAACACAACGCCTTCGTCGTGCCCTTTATGATGCCGGCTGGCCCAAGCATAATTTCAGCTTCAGGCTCATTGTCGATGGCGTCGAGACGGTCGCCAACAGCCATGAGATCGACCATGTTCGGCGCGCGGGTGGCGGCACTGTCGCCTGCGAAATCGAATGGAATAACAAGGACCCTTTCTATGACCGGGACCTCGAGAACTTCCAGCGCCTGCATGCCCAATCTGCGATTTCTGTCGGCGTCCTGATCACCCGCGGTGCCAGCCTGCAGGATGGCCTTCTCGGCATGGTGGAGCGGTGCATCCAGAAACACGGATTTATCGACGAGGCCGAGATGGTCGCCACCCTGGAAATGAAGGACAGGACCACGCGTCAGCGGCAGTCGGTGCAGCGCCTGGTGGATCAGCAGGTGCCATTCGCGCATGCGTTCGCCAGGCACTTCGTAAGCGACAAGTTCGGGCAGGCAACCACACACTGGCGCAAGCTGGAGGACCGGATCAACCGCGGGGTCGGAAACCCGTGCCCGCTGCTTCTGATCGGCCTCCCCGCCTCGGTTATAGTCGAATAA